ATCACTTTTACAGAAGGAAAAGAACAGAACGAAAATGAACAAGTATGAATATGTATGGGTTAATCAAAATGTTAGGAAATCAACTAAAATTTGGTCTGCAAGAGCAAAGCTAGAGAGGAAAGAACGTTCCTTCTCAACACAATTAATCTCTTAGAAAAAAGTCTTGCCGTGGAGATTAACTACCCTGAAAGaaacggacctgaatggttTATGCACAGAGACTCCTTGTGATTTTCACAGAGAGTAGGACTTCTTGAAGGAGAGAAGGAATCAATCTACCGGTGCATACCTGCCGTTCtaattttcactttattttctttttggttgttttctttctttgcttcCCACTCGtttcttttgctatttcttggtttttctcttcaaattcctatttcttagtTAAGGTTTCCGTTGTTGCTCTATTTTTCTATTCATGGCAAGAtcctctttttatagtgcctgctgTGACtagattttattgttttagccTTTAACCTCCTTTGTCTGATTTGGGTGTACTGGTCGACCATCACTGTTCTGTCTGTGTGCCACCCCCCAATCACCAGACAAAGAAGGATATTTTGTTTGCTTGCCTGCCGTGGCACTCTTTCCTGTTACGGTCtgggttctttctctcttcctatccattatggcatgcacctagtggttccaacttaGCTTACTTCTTTTGGATAGTAAGTCATCCCAGTAGGACACCTCCCCGAAAGAGCCTGAGCCGGAACCTCAAGAATagattttttcccctctccccatcACCAAACCATGCCTTCTGAATCTCTAACCCCCGACCTCAAAATGctctatattggctgggtacaggctagTGGTGCCTAGACCTTGCACGTGCCTTccttccatatgtgtccaaaatttACCTGCTGCTCATTCGTCTGCCGTGGTCTAGAGTCTTGCCTGCATAGCTTGCCATTCGttttctttgaccttttatgtgAGCTGCTTTTTGATTTCCCGCTCCTCTTAGGAGCTGGGCTTTATTTGATGATGGaccttatatttctttggcccacttcTTGATTTCTCTCATTTCCTGCAATGTTGTTCTGTTATTCCTATTGTAATGACTCaatcctgctgggcctctttaGACTAGCTGTTTACTCTTTCCTCCAATGGCTTGGTATGACCACTAGTTTTTcttacttatgggctcctatgttccttttgtctttctcttggaCATCCTTGGCccacttgctttctttgggcttccttggccttTCTACTAACTCTGCATTTCCTTgggtttttactaacttcattggtcTTCCTtggcccaattaccttattctcatccttgggatTCGTGAGTTTTCCATAtgaaccccttactttcttagtttgcattactttgggttAGCGACAaccctttctcacttttttacATCATATACTACCCATGAGtatgttatttctctctttctgggcTTCTTTAAGCCGACTTGCTTCTTTGaagcccatttgtttatttcataggccttgatccattattcctactATTTGGACCTAATGATTTTGCTATTTGCTTGCCAATTCTTTACtgcccttgttattgggcttttcttctttctacctggattctcacaaatgacTCTCAAcatatattaagaacataaagaacatgtaatttaatggtgaaaattttaaaatattaatctaatGAATAATGTTTTGGTAGTATAACATTACTTAAACTTATTACATGTGTAACTTTGAATTGCCTGAACTTAAGTGGACTTCAGTtcttctatataaaaaaataaaaataaaaaaattccactTCGAACACTTCTACCAGGAAAAATGCATTCACCGAGCCCTCATTTGTAAGGCACAATGATATTACCTCTACTTTGAATTGTCCAACCTAAAGTGGACTTTCACATTTCGAACCCTTCTAACATTAAAATATGTTAGGCCAGCCCTCGGAAGATACCTTTTAGGCTACTTCTGAAGATCACTTGTTGAGGTTAGGGGGATCATTCTAGCCACATTACATgcatcaacaaagaaaaaaagaaaaagaaaaagaagaaacaatcACATCATTTTCAATAAAGAGGCATAAGTTTATCACAATGTCGAGGTGAAATATGTGATAATCTCTGGGATAAAAGAAACTAAGGTTATATCTATATTTGTCCCCCAAACAATGCACCCGTAATATTCTTAAGCTCACACtcataagtttaaatttttagattaaatgttttcccattattttataGTAAGGTCTTAATGGGATTCCACCTAAGATGTTAAAGTATTATGAAAGTATTATTTTATACTCCACCTAAGATGTCAAAGTATTATGAAATTCCGAATTCacgctatttttttttgtaatagttCGAAGGCTAAATTAGTAATTGACTGAAGTTAACCTCGTTTGTTTCATTAGCTTTgcaatttatgaattttaaattttaatgacatttttttccttcttgctCGGTGCTCTCAGATTTTTCGGAAAGCATCTGTTTTGaagattaaaatatttgttgttCTGAAGATATGGCTTTGGTCCTTCAATGTATGCTATATGAAATGCAATCCAAGCAAAGTCCACCAGACATAAATACAAATGGCACAGTTGAGAGAATGTTTTCAGATAAATAATACAAGTGCATACATATTTATTTAATGCAATTTCTTGAATACATGCCTTTGCTATTCAAATAAATGACGCGCAGATTAATAATACTAGCacattcttattttattcatgATCTTGATAAGTTCATGCGTTTGGCAGTGGCTTTCCTGAGAGAAATGCCTTAAACAGTGAAAATGATCTCGCTGGTTGCGTCGATGGAGCTGTGTGTGAAGCTCCTCTTATGCTGGCAAAAGATAGCTGATTGTTACCATAAACTTGTGTCCATCCACCTACctgcagtgaaaaataaatcaGAAAAGACAATACCATTTGGCACCAACCATTCAACACAACCATATGAGCATATTGACCTGTTCTCCCTCAAACCATGGTCTGTATGGCTCAGTTGTTTTCAGACCCAACTCCTTTGCTAATTCATTTGCCAGTGTCCGAGACCCTGTAAATGGGATTGTTGCATCTTGATCTCCACTGTCGTATTACatcaaaataaactaaattgtAAGCAAGGCCCTTTCTTTCTTCTACAAATGTGATAAAAGGATAGGAAGTAAAAAGGTAAAGAGCTTTGTAAAGAGTTTATTACCATACCTGTAAACCAAGGCTCGGATGCCAATCTTGACAAGTGAGCCCACAACACGAATTGTTAGTATCTCTCGGTTTGCAAAATCATACTGTAGAAcactgaaattgaaaaagtaaaataaggAACCCAAACAATTCCAATGTCAACAAGAGGAAGGAATTACTTATTTATAGAAACAAAATGTATACTCCATTTCTTTGTACCACTATCAGGACTAGTTTTGAAAAGAACCATGAAGTTGTGattattttcatttcattatcTTTGAGATGCTTACATTGGTCATACCCAGTTGTCAAAACTTAGAGTTTTGCTGGATTTGGACTAGGAGATTGGTAAGTAGTCttagtcttttatttttatttttggagaggTTGATTCTCATACTCAACATCGCTACATGTGGCTTTGGAAGGAAGACACTTATCAACGCATTAAGGCCCAACCTCTACTTGGACTAAAGTGAAATAATTACTATGATTATCAGTGCATATCATTACTCGCTGCATAAAGTCCATTGCTGGACTCCGAGGAGCTGGGCATGGAGAGCCTTCTGCACATCTTTCCTGTTAAAATAGTTGTGTGTGATACCTTCTCCACAGATCAGTTCCTTTGCTTTAAGTTGCTGTAAGCATAAGGAAGAAAAGGTAATAATCAATTGAAATCTACAGGAAGAAAAAGCTGAGTTTTAACtacaaaaaaatgataaagacaTATCACAATATGAGTGTTCACAATGGTGTGTAAACTTCACCTGTTGACTAAGAGCCTCTTGTTTTGAATGGAGAGAtgacaaattttgaattctGGACAAGAGGTGTTCATGTAGCTTGTCAATTTGTGACTTAACAGGTGATAGACACACATCACTAATGACACCATATAGATCAATCCCGGTTGTACGGGCAAGTTGTGCGTAGAGTTCTTCAGATGCATTATAACAAGCAGTACTAACTTCTCTGTTTATACTGCCGCTCATGATCTCAGAACCATTGCATACTTCAGTGAAAAGTTGATAATCAGCATCAGATATCAAACCATGAGACCAATAGTACTCGCCAGGTGAGGTGATAAAACTGTAATAATCAAGAAGAGCATTCCCTACCTGCAATagtacaaattaataaaattctgcTTAGTCAAGATTATTTGACatgacaattttttctttccttatatGTTTTTCCAAAAGTAAAAATTTCATGTTCTACTCACAGCTATTCCCTTCAAATTGATCTTCACATTGGACTGAATAATGAGCTGGGCAAGTTGGGGCACATAGTGACCTATTACGGAAACAGGTACACGGCTTTAATTTATAAGAATTCTTtcttagtgtgtgtgtgtgtgtgtgttgtatcAATAAAATGAACAATTATAATACACCTGGATTTGTAGGAGGatgaatctttttttcttttttcatttttgaaaactagaCTACTATAAGAATTCCTACTCCTCATACTGAATTAAATcttgcatatttttatttttaatacctTATCTATGTAATGCAGACCATAATGTTGTATTCTAGTCCATGCTCTCTATTAGACTTTCTCTAGGCAACATGTACATGGGCATCAACACAAAATCTTACAACTGTTTGCACCAGAACTGATGGTCTtcatttaaaaaggaaaatttacCTGCATAGCTCTCTCCTGCGATAAAAAAATCTTTGTCTCGGTATTCTGGATATTTGGCAAACCAGCGTTGCAGAAATATAAGATTGTCTCGTGCTTAACAAAAGCAGACATGTCATCAGTTTCAAAATGTCCATATGTAAAATGATTGGTTATTTAAACATCCTTATAGTAATTTGCTTGGAAAAAATGACACATATAAAAGGCACTAATATTTGAATGTAAGTTGTGATTTATGtcaatttcttttgtttatctttGTTCCGAAATCACGGTTGTCACATCtgtattttatctttaaaatcaCTGGCAAAAAGATATCTGCACAATCTATTTGCATAAAACTCAACAAAAGTAATTTCAAATGAATGCAGTAGgaaaaaatttgattgttacATGCCTTTGATGATAAGAAATATGGCCAAAGAATATAAACCTGTTATCTCATCGTTCACATAGGTGTAGAATGATTTATTAGCAGAGTAAGAGAAACCAACTCCTGCTGGTGATTCCAGGTACAACATATTTGCTTCTGTAACAAAGATTAACTTAAGAAGTAAATAACAGCTATACATTCACTTAAATCTGGTTTTTCATTAATCCaggataaataaaaataaataatcagaTTTGGTCTAGAAATAGTCAAACGCACCAACAAACAAAGTAAATCATTAATCATAGCCAGTTAAATAGGAAACGATACAAGATAAACAAGAGTACTCACGGACTTAGAAAAAATTAGAATACCTTTATTCCAGCTGTACTCATTCCTGACCAGATTGTCTCCCTTCACTGTAAAGGGGCCATGCTCAAGGAAAGCTCCTGCTCCAAAAGATGAACAACCGGGCCCTACGGAAAGAGAAGAAGCACATGTTCACATATATCAAACTCGGGAAATTTTACATTCAGGAAATGGAAAACAAATTAGAGTTAAAGAGTTCATTCTGTGAGCTAAGTgacaaatcaaaaatcaacGTAATTTTACCCCCATTTAGCCAGAGAACAAGTGGCTTTGAAGCTGGCTGCCCTTCAGCTTCAACAAAGTAGTAGAAAAGAGCTCTCTGTTGCTTTTCATCTATGGTGATGTATCCGGAAAATTGTTGGAAACTGACTTGAGGTTGCCCCGGCAGACTTGTGATTTTATCAGCTATGGGATGAGGTTCCACAGGCACAAAGGTGTGTACAAAAGATGCACATATTATTATGCCCATGACAATCCATTGCTGAGAGTAGTGCATGATTAAGCGAGATGAAGACAGTGAAAACAAGAGTTCTTGCTCCTCAGTTTCAGATAGAAGACTATTGCTCTTATTTCTTTAATAGATTAGTAGACTTTTGCTCCTGTTGGACAATTCAAGCATAGTCATGAAGTCTTTAATATATCGTGTAATAATGACAAAAGTGCTTTgtttatataacaaaattggACCAAACCTATATATAGGTTTAAGTGTCTGAATCAAGTGGGTAGTGTCGCCATATACTTATCTTAACTCTCAATTACAGACCAAGCTAGGTGGCCACTGGCCAGGGTTGTCCCTTGGCTTTTCAAAAATTCCTTAATAAtagtaattcaaaaataatcTGAAAAATTAAGAACCACTTGCTCAACGGCGCCGAAATTTGAATAAAACTTGGCTTTGAGTCCAGTGCATCACCCATACGTGGTTAAAAGTGTCACCATCGCAATGAGTTCATTACAACAGAACGTTGGACCCAGATTTGTCTTATGCAACTGGTCACTTAACCTAAGCTTTATCCAAATATTAAATAAGATAAAGAGTTATGATGTTGAGAGCGAGGCTAGATTaaagttagttaaaaaaaaaaagattagccTAATTATTTTGCTCATAACcactccaaaatccaaatagtaatacacaataaaataatttttaaaaaatttgcaatatcacaaaaaaataagtaaaattatcgtttaaattctaaatcaggAAAAAGTTGGGCTTACGCCGCCGTTGCAGCCGTGCAAGTGGAACTCCGATCAGTGATCCCTTCGACGCCGTCGAAGACCTGAGCAGAGGAGTTTGAGTGGTGAGCCATAGCCGCCGCAGTCGCAACAACGAATCAGCCTCAACTTGCCTCCGCCGTCGTTGTCGCGGCGTCGATCTATATCTCCGTTGTGAACGTGCGGTATGAGTCGGTTTGACCGACGTTCACGTTTGTTTGAATTCGATTTagtaaagttatttttttttttggctaagctTTGATTGTCTAAAAGTAGTTTTTACTTGTGTCACATTCATCATGTTGTgcgacacttttttttttgtttgttgatggGAGGTTGTATCATATGTGACATTATGacgttttgagtcttttgacagGGGAAAGGTAAAGCAAGACTATCAGTATCCACTCAACTTTTTtaaagtttctccaaaaaaaaaaaaaaaaaaaaaaagtaggagcTACTGCGTTCTCTCTCCCTTCTCCCTTCTCTCCTCCCTCAGCCCCTTTCACTCTCCGCATCTATCTCCTCTCTCAGCTCGTCTCCCTTGTGAATAATAGTTTGCTCATTGTAATAGAAATACAtagttgtgattgttgtttggtgggtttgggtggttGGATTTCGGGTTGTGGGTGGCTGCTTGGGTTGTTGGATTTTGAGTTGTGGGTGGCTATAAATCGATTGTTTGGATCAGCCTTAGGTGGCTGGTTGTAAACGTGGGTGACTACTTTGGTGGCTTTAGATGGGTGGCGGCTTTGGGTGGCTTCAAAATGTGTTTGGTGGTGATGGGTGGGTAaatggtttgtgtgtgtgtgtgtttggtggTGGGTCTTCTGGTGGTGCTATGGCGGTGGTTTGGTGGGTCTAGTGTAAGAAAGTTTACTCTGTGGTGGTTGTTTTTGAATTTGCTAGTTGAATATGGTTTTTTGTGGTGGTTTACTTCGTGAATAGCGGTGGTTTGCGGGTGGTTTAGACCGGTAGCAGAGGAAAGAGACAAgagagaaatatattttttatttaatattattttattcgattgtatgtaaaaataaaaaaatgagatgaagagtatattgtaaagtgagttgGTATGATAGATAAAATAGGAAATCCCTTATAACATTTTGCGAGTTATATGACCTAATAATTACTATTTACAcgtcttataaaaaaaaaaaaaaactattttgtattgaaagaatattttgaaaattttatggttGGAAAGTGGATTATATgtttttaaacatttgcaaaGTTACATTTGATTAGGTGTACAAGATGTAACTATAACTAATATTACACTactattatctatatataaaaaatatattacatcaagtttcaaaaaaaaaaaatattacatcacttaataatcatttattggattaatattatgaaaatattaaattatatattctttatatttttactactatGCATAAAAGATGGATCTATTGATTAGATAATAAACAACATATGATTGGtgtgaaatttgacatgtgtgttagtaatacaaaaaatataaaattcaaatgtaggattatattaattcaataaaaaattattaaatgacATAACATCACTTATAGTTATACCAAGCGAAACTTGAACCCATTTCTAACATCATTAATATGGTCAGGGTATGTTTAATTAGAAGAGGTAGAAAAGTGTAGAGATAGAAGAGATTTTAGTTTTCCTTATTTGTGTCTAGTTAGGGATAGAAAGTAGAGggatagaaaaaataagtttatataaatttactcatatgtCATGTTGAAAAAATATacccaattaaaacccaaaaaaaaaaaaaaaaaagtggcaaacaaccaaaaaaaaaaaatccaaaaaaagtaattaaaaaaaatcgtgtatagttaaaccaaaaaaagaaaaagaaaaggaacaagCAGTTCCATgcccaagaaagaaaaaaaaaatggaaatgaggAGCTAGTGCAGTCATTGAGGCAACTATTTCTCTTCCATCTATTTTTTCCCCAAATTGGGGAGATAGAATTTTATTGGGCTAAGAGGGAAAAAATCTGGGCTCCACTAATTTTCCATCATTTCTTTCTCTCCAACAATACATCTATAAaataacttctctctctcttattttctatcatcattgtcatatttCTAACATTGCTCAAGTGAATTAGTCATATTAAACCCTAAAAGTAAtggattttaaatataaaatattaggATTCAGATCTTCTAAATTTCCTAGGGTACTCTACcaatagatttccttaaatcctaaccactctttaatgatttaatggttTAGATTTTGTCATGTCAACATTTCActaacaatattcttaaaataacaaaataatgttgtaaataaaacaattaagaaTATTGTTAGTAGAATACTAACATGGCAAAATCTATAGCATTAagtcattaaagaatggttAGAATTTAAGGAAAACTATTTGGTAGAGTACCTTAGGAAATTTAGAGGATttgaatccaaaaaattaatataaaacaTTAACTAAATTAATGGTTGATACttaaatgatatttaaatatgaacaaaacttaggtatggtaccttaggtgctgttccttaagttctccttttaaaattcagccatgtggctacttaactaaaaaatacacttccattcTAAGGAATGACACCTACATACTGTACTTAAGTCTTACTCTTTAAATATTAAGGCCTCAAATTGTATTGGGCTAGCCTTGGTAGGGATAGTTCAGATATTTGAATGAAGTCAAACTTTCTTGTTCCATTAGCTTTGCTCTTTGCCACTTTGCgaactttaaattttaatgacattttttttttctctctttctttgtgatTTCCCAGAAAGCAAGTGTTTTGAAgattaaattgaagaataaatatttttcttctgaAGATATGGCTTCTGTCCTTCAATGCAGGACCAGCCCTAGACATTTTAGAGCCTTAGGcgagaattaaaaatgagaccttttttatacttatatattaattaaattaatttttatttaatatttttatattataatatatttcatttaaaatttatttttctttccttttgagatgcaaattgactaattaaatttttgtctTCAAGTTCTTCTAACATCTCTTTTTCAATCGATATTATagctaatccacttaatcttttTTGAGACATTGTTGATcttagatatgattttattaattttaatggtGAACTTGTTCATTTGTAacattt
The DNA window shown above is from Quercus lobata isolate SW786 chromosome 7, ValleyOak3.0 Primary Assembly, whole genome shotgun sequence and carries:
- the LOC115952822 gene encoding serine carboxypeptidase-like 46: MHYSQQWIVMGIIICASFVHTFVPVEPHPIADKITSLPGQPQVSFQQFSGYITIDEKQQRALFYYFVEAEGQPASKPLVLWLNGGPGCSSFGAGAFLEHGPFTVKGDNLVRNEYSWNKEANMLYLESPAGVGFSYSANKSFYTYVNDEITARDNLIFLQRWFAKYPEYRDKDFFIAGESYAGHYVPQLAQLIIQSNVKINLKGIAVGNALLDYYSFITSPGEYYWSHGLISDADYQLFTEVCNGSEIMSGSINREVSTACYNASEELYAQLARTTGIDLYGVISDVCLSPVKSQIDKLHEHLLSRIQNLSSLHSKQEALSQQQLKAKELICGEGITHNYFNRKDVQKALHAQLLGVQQWTLCSDVLQYDFANREILTIRVVGSLVKIGIRALVYSGDQDATIPFTGSRTLANELAKELGLKTTEPYRPWFEGEQVGGWTQVYGNNQLSFASIRGASHTAPSTQPARSFSLFKAFLSGKPLPNA